One genomic window of Corticium candelabrum chromosome 21, ooCorCand1.1, whole genome shotgun sequence includes the following:
- the LOC134196780 gene encoding uncharacterized protein LOC134196780: MGNWKSPGPDKVYGFWVKRIMCLHTDLTRNYNLLVQNPDSVPDWLSQGITTLIPKNDKTDQAKNYRPITCLSVFYKTLTSVIRQRIAGHLDQRNLMASEQKGCRQGSFGAKDQLLINKLLTEDCKTRHKSLSMAQSPTKTCL; this comes from the coding sequence atggggaactggaagtctcctggtccagacaaggtttatggtttctgggtcaagcgtatcatgtgtcttcacactgatctgactcgtaactacaacctgctggttcagaatccagactctgtacccgactggttgtctcaaggaataactactctgattcctaagaatgacaagactgaccaggccaaaaattaccggcctatcacgtgtctgtctgtcttctataagaccctcacctcagtcatcaggcagaggattgcagggcatttggatcagagaaacctcatggcttcggagcagaagggttgtcgacagggatcttttggtgcaaaggatcagctgttgatcaacaaactgcttaccgaagactgtaagaccaggcacaagagcttgagcatg